From the genome of Leptospira saintgironsiae, one region includes:
- a CDS encoding pentapeptide repeat-containing protein — translation MSVMDFNRYKEINDQRLNYREMEDATVVSNYRNVGCGDGYRIYLKIDEKRKVTDASYTTTGCGFGIVALAMATEIAKGKTIDELKNVTTDDVEKQFEFPERRKNYPESAVAALQQAIHDYETGAGVPKERRITAAKAKEILSQNGTLKGEDLSSIILEKEDLHGVDFSGANLNNAFLTNCNFAGANFEEARLRGAFLNGADLTGANLKGADLRWAKLAGAKIEGADFTDAVYDIGTRVDQKQIHIFSSMKKEGKDIYMEKHEAG, via the coding sequence ATGTCAGTAATGGATTTTAACAGATACAAAGAGATTAACGACCAAAGGTTGAACTATAGAGAAATGGAAGACGCAACCGTTGTTTCCAACTATAGAAACGTAGGTTGTGGAGACGGTTATCGTATCTATCTCAAAATAGACGAGAAGAGAAAAGTAACAGACGCAAGTTATACTACCACTGGTTGTGGATTCGGTATTGTTGCACTTGCAATGGCCACAGAGATCGCTAAGGGAAAAACCATAGACGAGCTCAAAAATGTGACCACTGACGACGTCGAAAAACAATTCGAGTTTCCTGAACGTCGTAAAAATTATCCAGAGTCAGCAGTAGCAGCACTACAACAAGCAATCCATGATTATGAAACTGGAGCTGGAGTTCCGAAAGAAAGAAGGATCACCGCTGCAAAAGCAAAAGAAATACTCTCCCAAAACGGAACCCTAAAAGGAGAGGATCTATCTTCTATCATATTAGAAAAAGAAGATCTACATGGAGTCGATTTCTCTGGAGCAAATTTAAATAACGCATTCTTAACTAATTGTAATTTTGCAGGTGCCAATTTTGAAGAAGCACGCCTGCGTGGTGCCTTCTTGAATGGAGCAGACCTAACTGGTGCTAACCTAAAAGGTGCAGACTTACGCTGGGCAAAACTCGCAGGAGCTAAAATAGAAGGCGCTGATTTTACAGACGCAGTCTATGATATTGGAACCAGAGTGGACCAAAAACAAATACATATTTTCTCTTCCATGAAGAAGGAAGGAAAAGATATCTATATGGAGAAACATGAAGCCGGGTGA
- a CDS encoding esterase/lipase family protein — translation MLLRKLFILSFAFLIQCGTATYSTNSYSKYEQIRSVRANAISSEDLSLITTRFLKSNDLYEKYQEIPRVVIYDLDNRLVALKTRELAYYLSELCYHVGSELDLEDPMFARMFASSLVYSYTYLFDKKAIPAADPFSMEFRFALETYNRSLAQLVRFAKKNRKLANLTDLNLPLIRGALSMTRAEVETAWTPKNFLEVEVAYDYKNAGFSNQISKFGIGTPLILIRKHPEKEPEERRKYEFVAGVGQAYPGTALLTLEESYLENRNLTLKAVIHLYDPVHRDRVQFSGLDLPMESDTTTPLAYMLSGAENRDGFFAKFDGEVGLERKGLYLVYPYKKGKIPVVFVHGLASSPFIWFPMINELLADPKIKDNYQFWVYWYPTGNPITISAADFRDTLRDLRKTYDPKVEDSSFDKMMIVGHSMGGLLSKLMVTRSKKEDWMKVANVSPEKFESLNSESKEEVKRVFDFKPLPFVKRVVFIATPHRGSNLAEGFLASIARILFVLPKGAVTNIGKAYKFLTSGSEEESILPETYGVDGLSPSSLFMKVTGEFKPEVPFHSIIGNSKFRDLEWINDSVVSYDSSHIDGAQSELLIDSDHSVQDHMPTILEIKRILWEHSGISKK, via the coding sequence ATGCTGCTACGAAAGCTTTTCATTCTAAGTTTTGCTTTCTTAATACAATGTGGTACAGCAACTTATTCCACAAATTCCTATTCTAAATACGAACAGATTCGTAGCGTTCGGGCAAATGCAATTTCTTCCGAAGATTTAAGTCTGATCACCACCAGATTTTTAAAAAGTAACGATCTATACGAAAAATACCAAGAGATTCCTAGAGTAGTCATTTACGATCTAGACAATAGGCTTGTTGCATTAAAAACGAGAGAGCTTGCCTATTATCTATCTGAGTTATGTTATCATGTGGGATCTGAATTGGATCTGGAAGATCCAATGTTTGCAAGGATGTTTGCTTCTTCCTTAGTATATTCTTATACATATTTATTTGATAAAAAGGCTATTCCTGCAGCGGATCCATTCTCTATGGAGTTTAGATTCGCATTAGAAACATATAATAGATCTCTTGCACAATTAGTTAGATTTGCCAAAAAAAATAGAAAACTCGCCAATCTAACAGATTTAAATCTCCCTCTCATCAGAGGCGCACTCTCTATGACCAGGGCAGAAGTAGAGACAGCTTGGACTCCAAAAAACTTCTTAGAGGTAGAAGTCGCTTACGATTATAAAAATGCAGGGTTCTCTAACCAAATCAGTAAATTTGGTATTGGAACTCCTCTTATCTTAATCCGAAAACATCCTGAAAAAGAACCAGAAGAAAGAAGAAAATATGAATTCGTAGCAGGAGTAGGCCAGGCATATCCAGGAACCGCACTTTTAACTCTGGAAGAATCTTATTTAGAAAATCGTAATTTAACTTTAAAAGCAGTTATTCATCTATACGATCCTGTTCATAGAGATAGAGTCCAATTCTCCGGATTAGATCTTCCAATGGAAAGTGATACAACTACTCCGCTGGCATATATGTTATCTGGAGCAGAAAATAGGGATGGGTTTTTTGCGAAGTTTGATGGAGAAGTAGGCTTAGAAAGAAAAGGACTCTATCTGGTATATCCCTATAAAAAAGGAAAAATCCCAGTGGTGTTTGTGCATGGGCTTGCTTCTTCTCCTTTTATTTGGTTTCCGATGATCAACGAACTCTTGGCAGATCCTAAGATCAAGGACAACTACCAGTTCTGGGTGTATTGGTATCCAACAGGAAATCCAATTACTATATCTGCTGCTGATTTTAGAGACACACTCAGAGACCTCCGAAAAACATATGATCCGAAAGTAGAAGATTCTTCCTTCGACAAGATGATGATCGTTGGCCATAGTATGGGCGGGTTACTTTCTAAACTGATGGTGACCAGAAGTAAAAAAGAAGATTGGATGAAAGTGGCAAATGTTTCTCCTGAAAAATTCGAATCACTTAACTCTGAATCCAAGGAAGAAGTAAAAAGAGTATTTGATTTTAAACCTTTGCCGTTTGTAAAAAGGGTGGTGTTTATTGCCACGCCACATAGAGGTTCCAATCTTGCAGAAGGATTTTTAGCTTCTATCGCAAGGATCTTATTCGTCCTTCCAAAGGGTGCTGTAACTAATATAGGGAAGGCTTACAAATTTCTAACCTCAGGCTCAGAAGAAGAATCTATTCTTCCTGAAACTTATGGAGTAGATGGACTTTCTCCAAGTAGCTTGTTCATGAAAGTGACTGGAGAGTTTAAACCTGAGGTTCCTTTTCATTCTATCATAGGGAATTCTAAGTTTAGAGACCTTGAATGGATCAATGATTCTGTAGTTTCTTATGATAGTTCTCATATAGACGGAGCACAATCCGAACTTCTAATAGATTCGGACCATTCTGTCCAAGATCATATGCCCACTATCCTGGAGATCAAAAGAATTCTCTGGGAGCATTCCGGAATTTCTAAAAAGTAA
- a CDS encoding HupE/UreJ family protein — protein MKNFLLLSLFFSLVSELHPHNKSESFSVWNLHKNILSGIITIPSRETTRIPFSPNESGDPGQHISSYIKTHILVRSKKKDCELVSGPKILRSDPSFLKLELSYDCKDVSPEFLVYTCLFEFASSHLHYARLYFENGNLSENLFQSKRTEWNLKDGSELSDQPSSDFFQFVIAGMEHIGSGFDHIAFLLAILLAARNRKDILVCITGFTLGHSFTLSLAVLGKVSPESSGIEAFIGLTILIVAGEYVSSKDEKIRNRISVSLGLLPFLIGLLSWSLGLRENHVFLAYLGMSIFAGSYLALNSYISPYKGKGIYLGISTLAFGMIHGFGFAGFLLETGLNREHLFAPLFGFNLGVELGQLVLVGIVLVIGGLAKRLYFFKNDSKRIERFYLSILFLLSTLGTYWFVQRSF, from the coding sequence TTGAAAAACTTTCTTTTACTTTCTCTTTTTTTCAGTCTGGTTTCGGAACTTCATCCTCATAATAAAAGTGAATCGTTTTCCGTTTGGAATCTTCACAAAAATATATTGAGCGGGATCATAACGATTCCTTCTAGAGAAACGACTAGGATCCCTTTTTCTCCTAATGAAAGTGGAGATCCAGGACAACATATTTCTTCTTACATAAAAACACATATCCTAGTAAGATCAAAAAAGAAGGATTGTGAATTAGTTTCCGGTCCAAAAATTCTAAGATCCGATCCTTCTTTTTTAAAATTAGAGTTATCCTACGACTGTAAGGATGTTTCTCCGGAATTCCTAGTATATACATGTTTATTCGAATTCGCTTCCTCTCATTTGCATTATGCTAGATTATATTTCGAGAACGGAAACTTATCAGAAAATTTATTTCAATCCAAAAGAACGGAATGGAATTTAAAAGATGGATCAGAACTTTCAGACCAACCAAGCTCTGATTTTTTTCAATTTGTGATCGCTGGCATGGAACATATCGGTTCAGGATTCGATCATATTGCTTTTTTACTCGCGATATTATTAGCAGCAAGGAATAGAAAAGATATTCTTGTATGTATTACCGGATTCACCCTAGGTCATAGTTTCACTCTATCCTTGGCGGTTTTAGGAAAAGTTTCTCCGGAAAGTTCCGGCATAGAAGCTTTTATCGGACTCACTATACTGATCGTGGCAGGAGAATATGTTTCTTCCAAAGACGAAAAGATTCGTAATCGAATTTCCGTCTCTTTAGGTCTTTTGCCTTTTCTAATCGGGTTATTGTCTTGGAGTTTAGGCCTTAGAGAAAATCACGTATTTTTAGCCTATCTGGGAATGTCTATCTTTGCTGGTTCTTATTTAGCTTTAAACTCCTATATATCTCCATATAAAGGAAAAGGAATATATCTGGGGATTAGCACATTGGCATTCGGCATGATTCATGGTTTCGGATTTGCAGGATTTCTATTGGAAACTGGATTAAATAGAGAGCATTTATTTGCTCCTTTATTTGGATTCAATCTCGGAGTAGAATTAGGACAACTTGTTTTAGTTGGGATCGTTTTAGTTATCGGAGGACTTGCTAAGCGACTCTATTTTTTTAAAAACGATTCCAAAAGAATAGAGCGGTTCTATCTATCCATTCTCTTTTTACTCTCTACGTTAGGAACCTATTGGTTCGTCCAAAGAAGTTTCTAA
- a CDS encoding peptidyl-prolyl cis-trans isomerase, with product MYIFKKDNISPGLVLGSGAIFGFVLAVFGLLFPEKGVLSMDSAAEVNGTSIGREEYIRALAGYASDSKNPITEEIKFQVLERLIEEELLVQRGLELGLADQDRLIRAGIVRSVIQSVISETSSKEPNDLELRIYYISNKEKFSGTQRYLVSAFETFDERSAWKASEEWKEKGKPNQAVFIDLPASPLPIRKLLDYLGPEIARVIVDLKPGEISSPIQSGNKYLIVKLISSEPGVSLPFQQIREEIKAYYLQEKGDKVLRDYLEFLKRRAKIERFPAEER from the coding sequence ATGTATATATTCAAAAAGGATAATATTTCTCCCGGTCTCGTGCTGGGATCGGGAGCCATTTTTGGATTCGTTTTAGCGGTTTTCGGTCTACTATTTCCTGAGAAAGGAGTCTTATCCATGGACTCCGCGGCAGAAGTAAATGGAACTTCTATAGGAAGAGAAGAATACATCCGTGCCTTAGCAGGTTACGCATCCGATAGCAAAAATCCGATCACAGAGGAGATCAAGTTCCAAGTCTTGGAACGTTTGATCGAAGAGGAATTATTAGTACAAAGAGGATTAGAGCTTGGTCTTGCCGACCAAGACCGCTTGATCCGGGCAGGGATCGTCAGATCAGTGATCCAATCGGTAATTTCAGAAACTTCTTCCAAGGAACCGAACGATCTAGAATTAAGGATTTATTATATTTCCAACAAAGAAAAATTTTCCGGAACTCAAAGATATCTAGTTTCCGCATTCGAAACTTTCGACGAAAGATCAGCATGGAAAGCTTCAGAAGAATGGAAAGAAAAAGGGAAACCTAACCAAGCGGTTTTTATTGATTTGCCGGCTTCGCCTTTACCGATCCGCAAATTATTGGATTATTTAGGACCAGAAATTGCTCGAGTAATTGTCGATTTAAAACCGGGAGAAATTTCTTCCCCTATCCAATCCGGAAACAAATATCTGATCGTAAAATTGATCTCTTCTGAACCGGGAGTTTCCCTCCCCTTCCAACAGATCAGAGAAGAAATAAAGGCATACTATCTACAAGAAAAAGGAGATAAAGTCCTTCGAGATTATTTGGAATTCTTAAAAAGAAGAGCGAAGATAGAAAGATTCCCTGCGGAAGAGAGATAA
- a CDS encoding DUF3604 domain-containing protein, with protein sequence MSKKFIVSVAFVVISFFLIFYTLQAEKFVNPFGKNPDPKKQTSIEKKNGSSLYDKQILFGDLHVHTTFSPDAFAISLPMLNGEGAHPPKDACDFARYCSSLDFWSLTDHAEGMTPKQWQEEKDLIRQCNASAGDPNNPELVSFLGWEWTQIGNTVENHYGHRNVIFKDTEEEKVPTRPIGAAGANAEALAGPGFIQRTLLKIISPGGNRQAYYDFSDFITERLSIPRCPKGVNVKDLPKDCTEWAATPSELFEKLKQWTIPSLVIPHGTTWGFYTPPGITFDKQLKGNEYDGRLQRLIEIYSGHGNSEEYRPWQEVSFDEEGNAICNDPIQGFEPSCWRAGEIIRERCLKEKETSEECEKRAIVARSHHAKAGVSGFLTVPGATPDDWGNSGQCPDCFLPAFNYRPGNSVQYSLAITNFDDPNQPKNFRFGFIGSSDTHTARAGNGYKEYWRKGLTESAGPEKPNPFGLMEPARNRKKPKSSSVAFKAAGLAGFDLVDAERQASFFLTAGLVAVHSKERNRDSIWDSLERREVYATSGDRILLWFHLLNHGEGKDKSPIPMGSEVEFSKNPVFKVRALGAFKQKPGCPDSSISGIGTDRLQKLCKGECYHPSSERKKITRIEVIRILPQSFPGEKLQKLIQDPWKTFVCKSGTSACEVEFQDPEYSPLGRDALYYVRAIEEPSPAINGGQLRCEYDNQGRCIKVKPCYGDYRTDPKDDCLANVEERAWSSPIYLIRPSKK encoded by the coding sequence ATGAGTAAAAAATTTATTGTCTCGGTAGCCTTTGTAGTAATTTCCTTTTTTTTAATATTCTATACCTTGCAAGCGGAGAAGTTCGTAAATCCTTTCGGCAAAAATCCAGATCCTAAAAAACAGACATCAATAGAAAAGAAGAATGGATCTTCTTTATATGATAAACAGATACTCTTCGGAGATCTACATGTCCATACCACATTCTCTCCCGATGCATTTGCTATCAGCTTACCCATGTTAAATGGAGAAGGAGCACATCCTCCTAAAGACGCATGCGATTTCGCAAGATATTGTTCTTCTTTAGATTTCTGGTCCCTAACGGATCACGCAGAAGGAATGACACCAAAACAATGGCAGGAAGAAAAAGATCTCATCCGTCAATGTAATGCAAGCGCAGGAGATCCGAATAATCCGGAATTAGTTTCTTTTTTAGGTTGGGAATGGACCCAGATAGGCAATACAGTCGAGAACCATTACGGCCATAGGAATGTGATATTTAAGGACACAGAAGAAGAGAAGGTTCCTACACGTCCGATAGGAGCTGCTGGAGCAAACGCGGAAGCTCTTGCAGGCCCTGGATTTATACAAAGAACTCTTTTAAAGATCATCTCTCCCGGCGGAAATAGACAGGCTTATTATGATTTTTCAGATTTTATCACGGAACGTTTATCAATACCTCGTTGTCCTAAAGGTGTAAATGTAAAGGATCTTCCTAAAGATTGTACTGAATGGGCTGCCACTCCTTCCGAACTTTTTGAAAAATTAAAACAATGGACTATTCCTTCTTTAGTTATTCCTCATGGAACCACTTGGGGATTTTATACGCCTCCTGGTATCACTTTCGATAAACAATTAAAAGGTAATGAATATGACGGACGCTTACAAAGACTTATAGAGATCTATTCAGGACATGGAAACTCAGAAGAATATCGTCCTTGGCAAGAAGTAAGTTTTGATGAAGAAGGGAACGCCATCTGCAACGATCCTATCCAAGGTTTTGAACCATCTTGTTGGAGAGCGGGAGAGATCATCAGAGAAAGATGCCTCAAAGAAAAGGAAACTTCGGAAGAATGTGAGAAAAGAGCTATAGTTGCCAGATCTCATCATGCAAAAGCAGGAGTGTCAGGATTTTTAACTGTGCCGGGAGCAACTCCTGACGATTGGGGGAACTCGGGTCAATGCCCTGATTGCTTTTTGCCCGCGTTCAATTATAGACCTGGAAATTCCGTACAATATTCATTGGCGATCACCAATTTCGACGATCCGAATCAGCCCAAAAATTTCCGTTTTGGATTTATAGGTTCCAGCGATACACATACTGCAAGAGCGGGTAACGGATATAAGGAATATTGGAGAAAAGGTCTAACAGAATCAGCTGGACCAGAAAAACCAAATCCTTTCGGACTTATGGAACCTGCAAGAAATCGCAAAAAACCTAAGTCTTCCTCTGTTGCTTTTAAAGCAGCCGGTCTAGCTGGATTCGATTTGGTAGATGCGGAAAGACAAGCATCCTTCTTTCTTACCGCGGGACTAGTAGCAGTACATTCCAAAGAAAGAAATAGAGATTCCATCTGGGACTCCTTAGAAAGAAGAGAAGTATATGCAACTTCAGGAGATAGGATCCTGCTTTGGTTCCACTTGCTCAATCATGGAGAAGGCAAAGACAAGTCTCCGATACCTATGGGTTCTGAAGTGGAATTCTCAAAAAATCCTGTCTTTAAAGTCCGTGCTTTGGGCGCATTCAAACAAAAACCCGGCTGCCCTGATTCCAGTATTTCCGGGATCGGAACGGATCGTTTACAAAAACTTTGTAAAGGAGAATGTTATCATCCTTCTTCAGAAAGAAAGAAGATTACAAGAATAGAAGTGATACGCATCCTTCCTCAGTCATTTCCAGGTGAAAAATTGCAAAAACTGATCCAGGATCCTTGGAAAACATTCGTGTGTAAATCCGGAACTTCTGCTTGCGAAGTGGAATTTCAAGATCCTGAATATTCTCCCTTAGGAAGGGATGCACTTTATTACGTAAGAGCGATAGAAGAACCTTCTCCAGCAATCAACGGTGGACAATTAAGATGCGAATACGACAACCAAGGCAGATGTATTAAGGTGAAACCTTGTTATGGAGATTATCGGACCGATCCTAAAGACGATTGTTTGGCAAATGTTGAAGAAAGAGCTTGGTCTTCTCCTATTTATCTGATTAGACCTTCCAAAAAATAG
- a CDS encoding OmpP1/FadL family transporter, giving the protein MMIAPAVLAAPVSLSAIASNSRNAINARYEGLAGVNTGLGGSPIDVALNPANLSLTKGKKVEFGLGATFATVKFQDRFLDNDPNSNYENSKTRSTGGPAPYLALKLPVTETIDYGFAAYVYGGVNGAAEKIDRNTPDGQSVNQWSGLNLPGALGNGRRIKETSENQGVFIKAVNGLSWKIGNLSLGASLELNYARQSRSIKYYDASGSFEIPGQGVSYESRKNALAFGGILGFNYTFTDWFRFGYSYQAKTSFPFDGTYTVNQGNPNYYRSTPVSYQFNLPEKHSIGFAIGPENFKVGIDFVYSNYGSYLKNVHQHLGDSWYPSPQGKTANVTGHLNYRDQWAALIGLEHKISPEWTYRLGYSYNSPIVSPNGLNGAQGIVLTFNQVVAAGFSYATGPWSFDFGLSYFLPGKKVDGGRGTDWALTHAINGPNEKNFAGYSYSTQAINSIGINFGATRSFD; this is encoded by the coding sequence ATGATGATCGCGCCGGCTGTGTTAGCTGCTCCAGTATCGTTAAGCGCCATCGCAAGCAATAGTAGGAATGCGATCAATGCAAGATACGAAGGTCTTGCCGGAGTGAATACCGGTCTTGGTGGTTCTCCCATAGACGTGGCTTTGAATCCGGCCAATCTTTCCTTAACCAAGGGAAAGAAGGTGGAATTCGGGTTAGGTGCTACTTTTGCTACGGTCAAATTCCAAGATCGTTTTTTAGATAATGATCCGAACTCAAATTATGAAAATTCCAAAACTAGAAGTACCGGAGGTCCCGCTCCTTATCTTGCATTAAAACTTCCTGTGACCGAAACGATCGATTACGGATTTGCTGCTTATGTTTACGGGGGAGTGAACGGAGCTGCGGAAAAAATTGATAGGAATACTCCAGACGGTCAGTCTGTGAATCAATGGTCAGGTTTGAATCTACCCGGAGCTTTGGGTAATGGAAGAAGGATCAAAGAAACTTCTGAAAACCAAGGTGTGTTTATAAAAGCGGTCAATGGTCTTTCTTGGAAGATCGGAAATCTTTCTTTAGGTGCGAGTTTGGAGCTCAATTATGCAAGGCAGTCCCGCTCTATAAAATATTATGATGCCTCGGGTTCTTTCGAGATACCTGGACAAGGGGTTTCCTATGAAAGTAGAAAAAATGCCCTCGCATTTGGAGGAATATTAGGATTTAATTATACGTTTACGGATTGGTTTAGATTCGGCTATTCGTACCAGGCTAAGACAAGTTTTCCGTTCGACGGAACTTATACAGTGAATCAGGGCAATCCGAATTATTATAGATCGACGCCGGTTTCCTATCAATTTAATCTCCCGGAAAAACACAGTATAGGTTTCGCTATCGGACCTGAAAATTTCAAAGTAGGGATAGATTTTGTTTATTCAAACTATGGATCCTATTTGAAAAATGTTCATCAACATTTGGGAGACTCTTGGTATCCAAGCCCTCAAGGAAAAACTGCAAACGTTACTGGGCATTTGAACTACAGGGACCAATGGGCAGCTTTGATCGGATTAGAACATAAAATTTCTCCTGAATGGACCTATCGTTTAGGATACAGTTATAATTCTCCGATCGTTTCTCCTAACGGCCTGAATGGAGCACAAGGGATCGTATTAACTTTCAATCAAGTAGTTGCCGCAGGTTTCAGCTACGCGACCGGACCTTGGAGTTTCGATTTCGGACTTAGCTATTTTCTTCCAGGAAAAAAAGTGGATGGTGGAAGAGGAACCGACTGGGCTCTTACTCACGCGATCAACGGGCCTAACGAAAAGAATTTTGCAGGATATTCCTATAGCACACAAGCGATCAATTCTATTGGGATCAATTTCGGTGCGACCCGTTCTTTTGATTAA
- a CDS encoding alkyl sulfatase dimerization domain-containing protein, whose product MSRNIIRSILFFLLFITGFHCTGPVLKTEAKISDPKLSEFNKEFEKKIYEVTPGIYSAVGYGIANSILIIGKDGLIIVDTMDDRKAGEEVFSEFRKISSLPVKAIVYTHSHPDHIFGSGAFAKDSNPEIYAHESLRSNVERLASETAPIISQRSARMFGNFLKAEELINAGIGPFLGYTEESRADYIPPTKTFKDRLSINVAGVSLELIHAPGETDDQIYVLVPGKKTILTGDNFYKAFPNLYTIRGTWFRNLKNWYRSLDIIREIGPEFLVPSHGRPLAGVKIIYETVTDYRDAIQFVHDQSLRGMNGGLNPEDLVEYVKLPSHLAKSPYLQEIYGKVSWSVRSSFNGNLGWFSGDPADLHPLTKEKSAELIANLAGGADSLLKFSKEYYAKGKYQEALQLTGHILRLDPKNKEAIEIRISSLDRLGEKEENANARHYYLTEALEVREKFVARLPIKPSAELLKKYSVYVILSSFVANLDPKASADLDQKVGLQFTDTGEEYTIHIRRGVAELKQRMDKDLDIQVQLDSLEWKKLLSKTKTPLTVLPEFSYKKGNLIQFVKFLKNFSPLEPKLLFEKP is encoded by the coding sequence ATGAGCCGTAATATTATTAGATCTATTTTATTCTTCTTACTTTTTATTACAGGCTTTCATTGTACTGGTCCCGTTCTTAAAACGGAGGCTAAAATTTCCGATCCTAAATTGAGCGAGTTCAATAAGGAATTCGAAAAGAAAATTTATGAAGTAACTCCTGGGATCTATTCTGCTGTAGGATATGGGATTGCTAACTCCATTCTGATAATTGGTAAAGATGGACTGATCATAGTGGATACCATGGATGATCGAAAAGCGGGCGAAGAGGTCTTCTCCGAATTTAGAAAAATTTCCTCTCTTCCTGTGAAAGCGATCGTGTATACACATAGTCATCCGGATCATATTTTTGGTTCGGGTGCTTTCGCTAAGGATTCTAATCCAGAGATCTATGCCCATGAAAGTTTAAGATCTAATGTGGAACGTTTGGCCAGCGAAACTGCTCCGATCATCAGCCAAAGAAGTGCAAGAATGTTCGGAAATTTTCTGAAAGCGGAAGAACTGATCAATGCGGGGATTGGTCCTTTTCTGGGATACACGGAGGAAAGTAGGGCAGACTATATTCCTCCTACAAAAACTTTCAAGGATAGACTTTCGATCAACGTGGCGGGAGTTTCTCTGGAATTGATCCATGCTCCCGGAGAGACAGATGATCAGATCTATGTTTTGGTCCCGGGAAAGAAGACGATACTTACCGGAGATAATTTTTACAAAGCGTTTCCAAACCTATATACGATAAGGGGAACATGGTTTCGTAATTTAAAAAATTGGTATAGATCCTTAGATATTATTCGAGAGATAGGACCTGAATTTTTAGTGCCGAGTCATGGTCGTCCCTTAGCAGGAGTAAAAATAATCTATGAAACGGTTACCGATTACAGGGATGCGATCCAATTTGTTCATGACCAATCCTTGAGAGGGATGAATGGCGGGCTTAATCCGGAAGATTTGGTAGAATATGTAAAATTGCCTTCTCATTTGGCAAAGTCTCCTTACCTCCAGGAAATTTACGGAAAAGTTTCCTGGTCTGTAAGATCTTCCTTTAACGGGAATTTAGGATGGTTTAGCGGAGATCCGGCGGATCTTCATCCATTGACTAAGGAAAAATCTGCCGAACTGATAGCAAATCTGGCAGGAGGTGCAGATTCTTTATTAAAATTCTCTAAAGAATACTATGCCAAAGGTAAATACCAAGAGGCTCTTCAATTGACAGGACATATCTTAAGATTGGATCCTAAAAATAAGGAGGCTATAGAGATACGGATCTCCTCTTTGGACCGTTTGGGAGAAAAAGAAGAAAATGCGAATGCCAGGCATTATTATCTGACAGAAGCCTTGGAAGTAAGGGAAAAATTCGTGGCCAGACTTCCAATCAAGCCTAGTGCAGAACTTTTGAAAAAATATTCAGTTTATGTAATATTATCTTCTTTCGTGGCTAATTTAGATCCGAAAGCAAGCGCTGATCTGGATCAAAAAGTAGGGCTTCAGTTTACTGATACCGGAGAAGAATATACAATCCATATCCGTAGAGGTGTAGCGGAACTGAAACAAAGAATGGATAAGGATCTGGATATTCAGGTTCAATTGGATTCATTGGAATGGAAGAAATTACTTTCTAAAACTAAAACCCCTTTAACTGTTTTGCCTGAATTCAGTTATAAAAAGGGAAATCTGATCCAATTTGTTAAATTCCTGAAAAACTTTTCTCCTTTGGAACCAAAACTTCTTTTTGAAAAGCCTTAA
- a CDS encoding TetR/AcrR family transcriptional regulator: MDKKRARKPEEKEIRKQSIVAALRELLVKQKHPLPSTQEIAEAAGVTKGVIYFYFKTREEIFLTLHLQETEYFFKDMAVLLQGPEYSLAKLKEKIIRQFSENEIFMFVGLIIPGILESNVDQDFLYEFKKNTSDGMDELARIWLSRETGLTIANARKFILRFYFLGLMLWQHHNPPKEVKEAFLNKNLWLLEGELDQTLSESFDWLWKGMNS; this comes from the coding sequence GTGGATAAAAAAAGAGCCCGAAAGCCGGAAGAAAAAGAAATCCGCAAGCAGTCCATTGTGGCTGCCTTGCGGGAACTTCTGGTAAAACAAAAACATCCTCTTCCCAGCACCCAGGAGATTGCAGAAGCCGCAGGAGTCACCAAGGGTGTGATCTATTTCTATTTCAAAACTAGAGAAGAAATTTTTCTCACACTGCATCTACAAGAAACTGAATACTTCTTTAAGGATATGGCAGTATTACTACAAGGACCTGAATATTCTTTAGCCAAGTTAAAAGAAAAGATCATTCGTCAGTTTTCCGAAAATGAAATTTTTATGTTCGTGGGGCTTATCATTCCGGGAATTTTAGAAAGTAATGTAGACCAAGACTTTTTGTATGAATTCAAAAAGAATACTTCTGACGGAATGGACGAATTAGCAAGGATCTGGCTTTCCAGAGAAACTGGGCTCACGATCGCGAATGCCAGAAAATTTATATTACGTTTTTATTTTTTAGGTCTGATGCTTTGGCAGCATCATAACCCTCCCAAAGAAGTGAAAGAAGCATTTTTAAACAAAAATCTTTGGCTTTTAGAAGGAGAATTGGATCAAACTCTTTCCGAATCATTTGATTGGCTTTGGAAAGGAATGAACTCTTAA